The Magnolia sinica isolate HGM2019 chromosome 9, MsV1, whole genome shotgun sequence genome contains a region encoding:
- the LOC131256819 gene encoding uncharacterized protein LOC131256819 has protein sequence MSPHAFLLQFKSREELSDFSTDLALHSAMGLDRFEPWHPNSVIGHDGSWIRLYGIPAHAWFELVIVDIGQHFGKVVQVDSMAGYGLFQVFARVKIILKPGRDLSKVIELKAGQDAYLVFAAIEDAGGELRSFSHTHPTPKVPPDKNQNTRDWVVSTFFQNKGEQLGCPLSARHNAPQSSSVKGSTASLVNRSLSDVSPQDSFIPAKPASAEPLAIAFPSREVALLRGLDQQQQNTPALQTEDIQSTCSPSLHPAPTASIHPEQVSFPALNQHQTVNADQAVSDIRFRVHPLMREDNITTAGNKPDCLIPYHRRMHSQSEGAKPRNPTIICQPSGDISPTQVISIARIEAPSPDMGQIHIDLSLFFQACPNQSPDRLQQDSLIQPNKAKQV, from the coding sequence ATGTCCCCGCATGCTTTTCTACTACAGTTCAAATCCAGAGAGGAGCTCAGCGATTTTTCCACTGACTTAGCCCTTCACTCAGCCATGGGTCTGGACAGGTTTGAACCGTGGCATCCAAATTCGGTGATTGGTCACGACGGTTCCTGGATTAGATTGTATGGAATCCCAGCCCACGCCTGGTTCGAATTGGTGATCGTTGATATCGGACAGCACTTTGGGAAGGTGGTTCAGGTAGACTCGATGGCAGGATATGGCCTCTTCCAGGTCTTTGCAAGAGTGAAGATTATCTTGAAGCCAGGGAGGGATTTATCCAAAGTCATTGAACTTAAGGCGGGTCAGGACGCCTACCTGGTATTTGCAGCGATTGAGGATGCTGGAGGTGAGCTCCGGAGCTTCTCCCACACTCACCCAACCCCAAAGGTACCGCCAGATAAAAATCAGAATACAAGGGATTGGGTTGTATCTACCTTCTTCCAAAACAAGGGAGAGCAACTAGGGTGTCCCCTATCTGCTCGACATAATGCCCCTCAAAGCTCAAGTGTAAAAGGCTCCACGGCAAGTCTAGTCAACAGATCCCTGAGCGATGTGAGCCCCCAGGACTCTTTCATCCCAGCAAAGCCAGCCTCAGCAGAACCGCTAGCCATTGCCTTCCCTTCCAGGGAAGTTGCACTCCTCAGGGGCCTTGATCAACAGCAACAAAACACTCCAGCTTTGCAGACAGAGGATATCCAAAGCACCTGCTCCCCAAGCCTTCACCCAGCTCCCACAGCCTCCATCCATCCAGAGCAGGTCTCCTTCCCAGCTCTCAATCAGCACCAAACAGTGAATGCTGATCAAGCCGTTAGTGATATCAGATTCCGGGTGCATCCTCTCATGCGGGAAGACAATATTACTACTGCCGGTAATAAGCCTGACTGCCTAATCCCCTACCATAGGAGAATGCATTCCCAATCAGAGGGAGCCAAGCCGAGAAATCCTACAATCATTTGCCAACCATCAGGAGACATCTCTCCTACTCAGGTGATATCGATAGCTAGAATTGAAGCTCCCTCTCCAGACATGGGCCAAATTCATATAGACCTATCGCTATTCTTCCAAGCTTGCCCAAATCAAAGCCCGGACCGTCTACAACAAGATAGCCTTATCCAACCCAACAAGGCTAAGCAAGTGTAA